A region of Pyxidicoccus parkwaysis DNA encodes the following proteins:
- a CDS encoding efflux RND transporter permease subunit produces the protein MFISDFAIKRPIVTITAMVALVVFGLVALWQLETDEFPDVQQPVINVTIVYPGASPDTVEREIVEPIEDAIFAINGVDPKETTSTATDGLATFTVFFNFEKDIQEASQDIRDAISSKRADLPQEMEEPILTRFDPSDQPIVSLTLTSDQMDVAALSRVADPLVVGELRSVPGVAQAEVVGDVEREMTVQLKPQALQAAGLSVAEVVGALQTQNLAAPVGRINSKLSEESIRLRGRLERVEDFRDMVVATRNGQVIRLSQVADVFVGSEEPRTLALYDGAQAVGIDVLKSKGFSTTEVADAVRERVEALQKRLPAGVKLAIVRDAGVRVENAVENVQSALLEGAILTVLVVFIFLNSWRSTVITGLALPVSVLAAFISVWVFGFTLNTMSLLGLTLAIGILIDDAIVVRENIVRHVEMGKDHYTASREGTAEIGLAVSATTFSIVAVFVPVAFMYGVAGQWFKPFALTIACAVLVSLFVSFSLDPMLSAYWPDPQVEQGARRGFISRQLSRFNGWFDRQADRYKRVIAWALDHRLAMVLVAVGSLVGALALQATVGGAGFVPVSDRAEVEILVETPPGSNLDYTRRKVDEVVRRTRAHPEVAYTYSTIGVPLPLSAPGVDQALVYVRLKPKAERDVSQDALGRIFRDELKTLGGARVSVFTSGFGGAFKQIQLELRGPDQKMLTLLAQQVQKQVEQVPGAVDVGLSTRGQKPELEVELNRGLAGQLGVTVGQVAQVLRPAFAGLDVGDWVDPIGETRDVMIRLAPEARENPEDVAQLPIRVAGTPGGPIQLVPLRQVANIRQTLGPAQITHLNRERVINIQANVQGRSLTEVARDIQTQVKKVQLPSGYTLTTGGESADQAEVFSRVFIALGVAVLLMYLILVIQFGSFVDPLAILLSLPLSLIGVVLALLVTGDTLNIMSLIGVILLMGIVAKNAILLIDFAKWSHEKGMPLREALIEAGRIRLRPIIMTTFALVAGMVPVAIGAGEGGDFRAPLGRAVIGGTITSTLLTLLVIPTVYEILVDGRNWMSRRLRKVFHMRPPQEHGPRGGGEPRPVPHARQD, from the coding sequence GTGTTCATCTCCGACTTCGCCATCAAGCGTCCCATCGTCACCATCACCGCGATGGTGGCGCTGGTCGTCTTCGGCCTCGTGGCCCTCTGGCAGCTCGAGACGGACGAGTTCCCCGACGTCCAGCAGCCCGTCATCAACGTCACCATCGTCTACCCGGGCGCGTCGCCGGACACGGTGGAGCGCGAAATCGTCGAGCCGATTGAGGACGCCATCTTCGCCATCAACGGCGTGGACCCGAAGGAGACGACGTCCACCGCGACGGACGGCCTCGCCACCTTCACGGTGTTCTTCAACTTCGAAAAGGACATCCAGGAGGCGTCCCAGGACATCCGCGACGCCATCTCCAGCAAGCGCGCGGACCTGCCGCAGGAGATGGAGGAGCCCATCCTCACGCGCTTCGACCCGTCGGACCAGCCCATCGTCTCGCTGACGCTGACCTCGGACCAGATGGACGTGGCGGCGCTGTCGCGCGTGGCGGACCCGCTGGTGGTGGGCGAGTTGCGCTCGGTGCCCGGCGTCGCGCAGGCGGAGGTGGTGGGCGACGTCGAGCGTGAGATGACGGTGCAGCTCAAGCCGCAGGCGCTCCAGGCCGCGGGCCTGTCGGTGGCCGAAGTCGTGGGCGCGCTGCAGACGCAGAACCTGGCGGCGCCGGTGGGGCGCATCAACTCGAAGCTGTCCGAGGAGTCCATCCGCCTCCGGGGCCGCCTGGAGCGCGTGGAGGACTTCCGCGACATGGTGGTGGCCACGCGCAACGGGCAGGTCATCCGGCTGTCGCAGGTGGCGGACGTCTTCGTGGGCTCCGAGGAGCCACGCACGCTGGCGCTCTACGACGGCGCGCAGGCCGTGGGCATCGACGTGCTCAAGTCCAAGGGCTTCAGCACCACGGAGGTCGCGGACGCGGTGCGCGAGCGCGTGGAGGCCTTGCAGAAGCGGCTGCCCGCGGGCGTGAAGCTGGCCATCGTCCGCGACGCGGGCGTGCGCGTGGAGAACGCGGTGGAGAACGTGCAGTCCGCGCTGTTGGAAGGCGCAATCCTCACCGTGCTGGTGGTGTTCATCTTCCTCAACTCGTGGCGCTCCACCGTCATCACCGGCCTGGCGCTGCCGGTGAGCGTGCTCGCGGCCTTCATCAGCGTCTGGGTGTTTGGCTTCACGCTCAACACCATGTCGCTGCTCGGTCTGACGCTGGCCATCGGTATCCTCATCGACGACGCCATCGTCGTGCGCGAGAACATCGTGCGACACGTGGAGATGGGGAAGGACCACTACACGGCGTCGCGCGAGGGCACGGCGGAAATCGGGCTCGCGGTGTCGGCGACGACGTTCTCCATCGTCGCGGTTTTCGTCCCGGTGGCCTTCATGTACGGCGTCGCCGGGCAGTGGTTCAAGCCGTTCGCCCTGACGATTGCGTGCGCGGTGCTGGTGTCGCTGTTCGTGTCCTTCTCGCTGGACCCGATGCTGAGCGCGTACTGGCCGGACCCGCAGGTGGAGCAGGGCGCGCGGCGCGGCTTCATCTCGCGGCAGCTCTCTCGCTTCAATGGCTGGTTCGACCGGCAGGCGGACCGCTACAAGCGCGTCATCGCCTGGGCGCTGGACCACCGGCTGGCCATGGTGCTGGTGGCGGTGGGCTCGCTGGTGGGCGCGCTCGCGTTGCAGGCCACGGTGGGCGGCGCGGGCTTCGTGCCGGTGAGCGACCGCGCGGAGGTGGAAATCCTGGTGGAGACGCCGCCGGGCTCCAACCTGGACTACACGCGGCGCAAGGTGGATGAGGTGGTGCGCCGCACTCGCGCGCATCCCGAGGTCGCATACACGTACAGCACCATCGGCGTGCCGCTGCCGCTCAGCGCGCCGGGCGTGGACCAGGCGCTGGTGTACGTGAGGCTCAAGCCCAAGGCGGAGCGCGACGTGAGCCAGGACGCGCTGGGCCGCATCTTCCGCGACGAGCTGAAGACCCTCGGCGGCGCGAGAGTCTCGGTGTTCACCTCGGGCTTCGGCGGCGCCTTCAAGCAGATTCAGTTGGAGCTGCGGGGGCCGGACCAGAAGATGCTGACGCTGCTCGCGCAGCAGGTGCAGAAGCAGGTGGAGCAGGTGCCGGGCGCGGTGGACGTGGGGCTGTCCACGCGAGGGCAGAAGCCGGAGCTGGAGGTGGAGCTGAACCGGGGGCTCGCGGGACAGCTCGGGGTGACGGTGGGGCAGGTGGCGCAGGTGCTGCGGCCGGCCTTCGCCGGGCTCGACGTGGGTGACTGGGTGGACCCCATCGGCGAGACGCGCGACGTGATGATTCGGCTGGCACCCGAGGCGCGCGAAAATCCGGAGGACGTCGCGCAGCTCCCCATCCGGGTGGCGGGCACGCCCGGCGGACCGATTCAATTGGTGCCATTGAGGCAGGTGGCGAACATCCGCCAGACGCTGGGGCCGGCGCAGATTACGCACCTGAACCGCGAGCGCGTCATCAACATCCAGGCGAACGTGCAGGGGCGCTCGCTGACGGAGGTGGCGCGGGATATCCAGACGCAGGTGAAGAAAGTGCAGCTCCCGTCCGGCTACACGCTCACCACGGGCGGCGAGTCCGCGGACCAGGCGGAGGTCTTCTCGCGCGTGTTCATCGCGCTCGGGGTGGCGGTGCTGCTGATGTACCTCATCCTGGTCATCCAGTTCGGCTCGTTCGTGGACCCGCTGGCCATCCTCCTGTCGCTGCCGCTGTCGCTCATCGGCGTGGTGCTGGCGCTGCTCGTCACGGGCGACACGCTCAACATCATGAGCCTCATCGGCGTCATCCTGCTCATGGGCATCGTCGCGAAGAACGCGATTCTGCTCATCGACTTCGCGAAGTGGTCTCACGAGAAGGGAATGCCCCTGCGTGAAGCGCTCATCGAGGCGGGGCGCATCCGCCTGCGGCCCATCATCATGACGACGTTCGCGCTGGTGGCGGGCATGGTGCCGGTGGCCATTGGCGCGGGCGAGGGCGGCGACTTCCGAGCGCCACTGGGCCGCGCGGTGATTGGCGGCACGATTACGTCCACGCTGCTGACGCTGCTGGTGATTCCGACGGTGTACGAAATCCTCGTGGACGGCCGGAACTGGATGAGCCGCAGGCTGCGCAAGGTGTTCCACATGCGTCCTCCCCAGGAGCACGGCCCCCGCGGCGGTGGCGAGCCCCGCCCGGTGCCCCACGCGCGTCAGGACTGA
- a CDS encoding efflux RND transporter periplasmic adaptor subunit has protein sequence MRRAHESRRTRGSRLGLLLGVAWVLSTSGCKKDEAAPTEEPVVTLGQENVARAEVSALQSGPGISGTLQARSAAAVRSEVGGTILEIKAEQGQRVRKGQELARIEDTTLRDQLIAARTAARTAESALQVAKSEEERNSKLAKAGVITQRDYERIQLSVSQAEGQLAEAHSRLALSREQVGRARVTAPFDGVVSERQASAGDVVQPGAPLFTVVDPRTLRLEASVPAAKLEQVKAGTPVEFEVTGYGDRTFSGKVERINPVVDPGTGQVRIYVTIPNTDLELLAGLFAEGRVASEARRALSVPVDAIDEANHATAVLRVQDERVHRVPVTLGLRDDVAQRVEVRSGLKAGDVVLLGSARDEVGEGARVKVQAPRPEQQPVAEEGPGVGGSEAPPRPQSPAAQQGQGQQPSTQPGQQGGAGGASSPAH, from the coding sequence GTGAGACGCGCGCACGAGAGCAGGAGGACACGAGGCTCGAGGCTCGGGCTGCTGCTGGGCGTGGCCTGGGTCCTCTCGACATCCGGTTGCAAGAAGGACGAGGCCGCGCCGACCGAGGAGCCGGTGGTGACGCTGGGGCAGGAGAACGTGGCCCGCGCCGAGGTGTCCGCGCTGCAATCCGGCCCCGGCATCTCCGGCACGCTGCAGGCGCGCTCGGCGGCGGCGGTCCGTTCGGAGGTCGGCGGCACCATCCTCGAAATCAAGGCCGAGCAGGGCCAGCGGGTGAGGAAGGGCCAGGAGCTGGCGCGCATCGAGGACACCACGCTGAGGGACCAGCTCATCGCCGCGCGCACGGCGGCGCGCACGGCCGAGAGCGCCTTGCAGGTGGCAAAGTCGGAAGAGGAGCGCAACTCGAAGCTCGCGAAGGCGGGCGTCATCACCCAGCGCGACTACGAGCGCATCCAGCTCTCCGTGTCGCAGGCGGAGGGACAGCTCGCGGAGGCGCACTCGCGGCTGGCCCTGTCGCGGGAGCAGGTGGGCCGCGCGCGCGTCACCGCGCCCTTCGACGGCGTGGTGAGCGAGCGACAGGCGAGCGCGGGTGACGTGGTGCAGCCCGGCGCGCCGCTCTTCACGGTGGTGGACCCGCGCACGCTGCGGCTGGAGGCCTCGGTACCCGCCGCGAAGCTGGAGCAGGTGAAGGCGGGCACGCCGGTGGAGTTCGAGGTGACGGGCTACGGCGACCGCACCTTCAGCGGCAAGGTGGAGCGCATCAACCCCGTGGTGGACCCGGGCACGGGGCAGGTGCGCATCTACGTGACCATTCCCAACACGGACCTCGAGCTGCTCGCGGGCCTCTTCGCGGAAGGGCGCGTGGCCTCCGAGGCGCGGCGCGCCCTGTCGGTACCGGTGGATGCGATTGATGAAGCCAACCACGCCACCGCCGTGCTGCGCGTCCAGGACGAGCGCGTGCATCGCGTCCCGGTGACGCTCGGCCTGCGGGACGACGTCGCGCAGCGGGTGGAGGTGCGCTCCGGGCTGAAGGCGGGAGACGTGGTGCTGCTGGGCTCGGCGCGCGACGAGGTGGGCGAGGGCGCGCGCGTGAAGGTGCAGGCCCCGCGTCCGGAGCAGCAGCCCGTGGCGGAGGAGGGCCCGGGCGTGGGCGGCTCGGAAGCGCCTCCGCGCCCGCAGTCCCCCGCCGCGCAACAAGGGCAGGGGCAGCAGCCCTCCACGCAGCCGGGTCAGCAGGGAGGCGCGGGCGGTGCCTCGTCGCCCGCGCACTGA
- a CDS encoding ADYC domain-containing protein: protein MVEPEPTLQSQVAAVAAPNGRNLNGRNLNGRNLNGTALGALVSVNLSGATAADSVDDTMRSVWLEGSVFHGFSGEREVSGMDFLGAQFVGNLADGQKVDLRVDAIEPATGDSGDIWSYRVSFFDAAEGTWKPACPAADGSALDAIPVSGTWNYREGVAGGGARLEDPTLFTFACEGAAIAKCIHFGYRPWATTADGRSLADHHQACTRMVRADYCGDGTSHTKDGNWVNLYDALGVQQDTEAWLMEAEWTTDGARCVSSSTRSTEPVSCPNMPELSGCGQQGHFRTGTLLMSEVPPATGP, encoded by the coding sequence GTGGTGGAACCCGAGCCCACGCTCCAGTCCCAGGTGGCGGCGGTGGCCGCGCCCAATGGACGCAACCTCAACGGGCGCAATCTCAATGGCCGCAACCTCAACGGCACCGCGCTGGGGGCGCTCGTCTCCGTGAACCTGTCCGGAGCCACGGCCGCGGACAGCGTGGACGACACGATGCGCTCCGTGTGGCTGGAGGGCAGCGTCTTCCACGGCTTCAGCGGCGAGCGCGAGGTGTCCGGCATGGACTTCCTCGGCGCGCAATTCGTCGGCAACCTCGCGGACGGGCAGAAGGTGGACCTGCGCGTGGATGCGATTGAGCCTGCCACCGGCGACAGCGGGGACATCTGGTCCTACCGCGTCTCCTTCTTCGACGCCGCGGAAGGCACGTGGAAGCCCGCGTGTCCCGCGGCGGATGGCTCCGCGCTGGATGCCATTCCCGTCTCGGGCACCTGGAACTACCGCGAGGGCGTGGCCGGCGGCGGCGCGCGCCTCGAGGACCCCACGCTCTTCACCTTCGCGTGCGAGGGCGCGGCCATCGCCAAGTGCATCCACTTCGGCTACCGGCCGTGGGCGACGACGGCGGACGGCAGGAGCCTCGCGGACCACCACCAGGCCTGCACGCGCATGGTGCGCGCGGACTACTGCGGCGACGGCACCTCGCACACGAAGGATGGCAACTGGGTGAACCTCTACGACGCGCTCGGCGTGCAGCAGGACACCGAGGCGTGGCTGATGGAGGCCGAGTGGACCACCGACGGCGCGCGCTGCGTCTCTTCGTCCACCCGCTCCACCGAGCCGGTGAGCTGCCCCAACATGCCGGAGCTTTCCGGTTGCGGGCAGCAGGGCCACTTCCGCACCGGCACGCTCCTCATGAGCGAGGTGCCGCCCGCGACGGGGCCGTGA
- a CDS encoding nSTAND1 domain-containing NTPase has translation MGSSPAAFPSPPDAWTPPKEFDEYRLVRPIGRGRTGRVYLAHDTLLERPVAVKFIPALGPNALARFLVEARAAARIQHPNVVTLYRVGQLEEQPYLVSEFIRGVSLDRLSKPQPWERVLSIGRDLARGLSAAHRRGVLHRDIKPGNAVLTESGEVKLLDFGLAKLLDEAAEPAEPAARPGGAVPPKLPEDLDPEASPNFSARSLDGVFLPSLPSGALVGTPYYMSPEAWAGEELTARGDVYSLGVVLYELCAGRGPFRDVPWKDLARLVQLKDARPLVEAAPGVDAAFAAVIDRCLRREPAERYTSAAHLLDALEALSREETPTDIPDGNPYRGLQAFEAEHRAVFFGRRREQRAVTERLRAESFLLITGDSGVGKSSLCLAGILPAVAEGALEDGRRWHTARLVPGRRPMAALAAALAPLLETEEEPLAEALRGEPASLVRRLRARLGARDGLLLYIDQLEELVTLASPVEAALAGQALGAVAEGATGVRLLATGRSDFLTRLTTVPGLGAEVPRALYLLRALTPEETREAVTGPARVKGVAFESEALVDALVASTTAADGGLPLLQFALAELWEARDAEGRVITQAALDSLGGVAGALAKHADAAVARLLPDQRIAARGVLLRLVTADGTRARKTDRELVGDDARYRAALEALVHARLLVAREAQEGTSYELAHEALLSGWSTLARWLAEAAERREVQARLEAAAAHWEKLGHAREALWGPRQLAETKLLDLGELTRREQDFLKASRRTVVRSRRMRQALAAGFVLSLGLVYGGLKLRERWGLDSQVRAELQEAALALRTVGLERTALGHERAEAFRLYGSGHRADADKLWGRTGAQAVSVRHRYDAVAGKLERALALAPGRPDVREALADFLYERALWAEQDGDSATLPALLQRLKLYDTSGTRWQQWNAPARLTLETPVPGVQVEFRPLSRDAQGHEQLGEPLPLVAGPWVDVPVPPGRYQLSLRALGHEPVVQPVLLRRGEARKLAVPLPHVGAVPEGFVFVPPGEVRFGSAAEASVREFFNSVPLHSVDVSGFLIARHEVTYADWLDFIEALPPEERAKRLPRVGTGGYAGLLALDKVDGTWRLRFQPGSEPYVARAGEKLRYAHRTRRAEQDWRLFPVSGITFADAEAYAAWLSSSGRVPGARLCSELEWERAARGVDGREYPHGDTLAPDDANIDTTYGKQPGGFGPDEVGSHPDSRSPFGVDDMAGNVWEWTRSWLEPGKAVARGGSFAFAATSARATNRELPEPSLRDVTVGLRVCADPPAEGP, from the coding sequence GTGGGCTCCTCCCCCGCCGCCTTCCCGTCGCCGCCCGACGCGTGGACTCCTCCGAAGGAGTTCGACGAGTACCGTCTCGTGCGGCCCATCGGCCGGGGGCGCACGGGCCGGGTGTACCTGGCCCACGACACCCTCCTCGAGCGCCCGGTGGCGGTGAAGTTCATCCCCGCGCTCGGCCCCAATGCCCTGGCCCGCTTCCTCGTGGAAGCCCGCGCCGCCGCTCGAATCCAGCACCCCAACGTCGTCACCCTCTACCGGGTGGGACAACTCGAGGAGCAGCCCTACCTCGTCTCGGAGTTCATCCGCGGTGTCAGCCTGGACCGCCTCTCCAAGCCCCAGCCCTGGGAACGCGTGCTGTCCATCGGACGAGACCTCGCGCGAGGCCTGAGCGCCGCCCACCGGCGCGGCGTGCTCCACCGCGACATCAAGCCCGGCAACGCCGTGCTCACCGAGTCCGGCGAGGTGAAGCTGCTCGACTTCGGGCTCGCCAAGCTGCTCGACGAGGCCGCCGAGCCGGCCGAGCCCGCCGCCCGCCCCGGCGGCGCCGTGCCTCCGAAGCTGCCCGAGGACCTGGACCCCGAGGCCAGCCCCAACTTCTCCGCGCGCTCGCTGGACGGCGTCTTCCTCCCCTCGCTGCCGAGCGGCGCGCTGGTGGGCACGCCCTATTACATGTCCCCCGAGGCCTGGGCCGGCGAGGAGCTCACGGCCCGCGGCGACGTGTACTCGCTCGGAGTCGTCCTCTACGAGCTCTGCGCGGGCCGGGGCCCCTTCCGGGACGTGCCCTGGAAGGACCTGGCCCGGCTCGTCCAGCTGAAGGACGCGCGCCCCCTCGTCGAGGCCGCGCCCGGCGTGGACGCCGCCTTCGCCGCCGTCATCGACCGGTGTCTCCGCCGCGAGCCCGCCGAGCGCTACACCTCCGCCGCGCACCTCCTCGACGCGCTCGAGGCCCTCTCCCGCGAGGAGACGCCTACCGACATCCCCGACGGCAATCCCTACCGCGGCCTCCAGGCCTTCGAGGCCGAGCACCGGGCCGTCTTCTTCGGCCGCCGTCGCGAGCAGCGCGCCGTCACCGAGCGGCTGCGCGCCGAGTCCTTCCTCCTCATCACCGGCGACTCCGGCGTGGGCAAGTCGTCCCTGTGCCTCGCCGGCATCCTCCCCGCCGTGGCGGAGGGCGCGCTGGAGGACGGACGCCGCTGGCACACGGCGCGTCTGGTGCCGGGCCGCAGGCCCATGGCGGCGCTCGCCGCCGCGCTCGCTCCGCTGCTGGAAACCGAAGAAGAGCCACTCGCCGAGGCGCTGCGAGGCGAGCCCGCCTCCCTCGTCCGGAGGCTGCGCGCGAGGCTCGGCGCGCGCGACGGCCTCCTCCTCTACATCGACCAGCTCGAGGAGCTCGTGACGCTGGCCTCGCCCGTCGAGGCCGCGCTCGCGGGCCAGGCGCTGGGCGCCGTCGCGGAAGGGGCCACGGGCGTGCGCCTGTTGGCCACGGGCCGGAGCGACTTCCTCACCCGCCTCACCACCGTCCCGGGCCTCGGCGCGGAGGTGCCGCGAGCGCTGTACCTCCTGCGCGCCCTGACGCCCGAGGAGACGCGTGAGGCCGTCACCGGACCTGCCAGGGTGAAGGGCGTGGCCTTCGAGTCCGAGGCGCTCGTCGATGCGCTCGTCGCCTCCACCACCGCCGCGGACGGAGGTCTGCCGCTGCTCCAGTTCGCCCTCGCGGAGCTGTGGGAGGCTCGCGACGCGGAAGGGCGCGTGATTACCCAGGCCGCGCTGGACTCGCTGGGCGGCGTGGCCGGAGCGCTGGCGAAGCACGCGGACGCGGCGGTGGCCCGGCTCCTCCCGGACCAGCGCATCGCCGCGCGCGGCGTGCTCCTGCGCCTCGTCACTGCGGACGGCACCCGCGCGCGCAAGACGGACCGCGAGCTGGTGGGCGACGACGCCCGCTACCGCGCCGCGCTCGAAGCCCTCGTCCACGCCCGCCTCCTCGTGGCGCGCGAGGCGCAGGAGGGCACGTCGTACGAGCTGGCCCACGAGGCGCTGCTGTCCGGCTGGAGCACCCTGGCCCGCTGGCTCGCGGAGGCCGCCGAGCGCCGCGAGGTGCAGGCCCGGCTGGAGGCCGCCGCCGCGCACTGGGAGAAGCTCGGCCACGCGCGCGAGGCGCTGTGGGGCCCGCGTCAGCTCGCCGAGACGAAGCTGCTCGACCTGGGCGAGCTCACCCGCCGCGAGCAGGACTTCCTCAAGGCCTCGCGCCGCACCGTGGTGCGCAGCCGGCGCATGCGGCAGGCCCTGGCGGCGGGCTTCGTCCTCTCGCTCGGCCTCGTCTACGGCGGCCTCAAGCTGCGCGAGCGCTGGGGACTCGACAGTCAGGTGCGCGCGGAGCTCCAGGAGGCCGCGCTCGCGTTGCGCACGGTGGGCCTGGAGCGTACGGCGCTGGGCCACGAGCGCGCCGAGGCCTTCCGCCTCTACGGCAGCGGCCACCGCGCGGACGCCGACAAGCTTTGGGGCAGGACGGGCGCCCAGGCCGTGTCGGTGCGCCACCGCTACGACGCCGTCGCCGGGAAGCTGGAGCGCGCGCTGGCCCTCGCGCCGGGCCGCCCCGACGTGCGCGAGGCGCTCGCGGACTTCCTCTACGAGCGCGCCCTCTGGGCCGAGCAGGACGGAGACTCCGCCACGCTGCCCGCGCTGCTCCAGCGCCTGAAGCTCTACGACACCTCGGGCACGCGCTGGCAGCAGTGGAACGCCCCCGCGCGCCTCACGCTGGAGACGCCCGTCCCCGGCGTCCAGGTGGAGTTCCGTCCGCTGAGCCGCGACGCGCAGGGCCACGAGCAGCTCGGAGAGCCGCTGCCCCTCGTCGCGGGGCCGTGGGTGGACGTGCCGGTGCCGCCGGGCCGCTACCAGCTCTCCCTGCGCGCCCTGGGCCACGAACCCGTGGTGCAGCCCGTGCTGCTGCGGCGCGGGGAGGCGCGGAAGCTCGCCGTGCCCCTGCCGCACGTGGGCGCGGTGCCCGAGGGCTTCGTCTTCGTTCCACCGGGCGAGGTGCGCTTCGGCAGCGCGGCCGAGGCCAGCGTGCGCGAGTTCTTCAACTCGGTGCCGCTGCACTCGGTGGACGTGTCGGGCTTCCTCATCGCCCGCCACGAGGTGACGTATGCGGACTGGCTGGACTTCATCGAAGCCCTGCCGCCCGAGGAGCGCGCGAAGCGCCTGCCCCGCGTGGGCACCGGGGGCTACGCGGGGCTGCTCGCGCTGGACAAGGTGGACGGCACGTGGCGGCTGCGCTTCCAGCCCGGCAGCGAGCCCTACGTCGCGCGCGCGGGAGAGAAGCTGCGCTACGCCCATCGCACGCGGCGCGCGGAGCAGGACTGGCGGCTCTTCCCCGTCAGCGGCATCACCTTCGCGGACGCGGAGGCATACGCGGCCTGGCTGTCCTCGAGCGGCCGCGTGCCCGGCGCGCGGCTGTGCTCGGAGCTGGAGTGGGAGCGCGCGGCGCGCGGCGTGGACGGCCGCGAGTACCCGCACGGCGACACGCTGGCCCCGGACGACGCCAACATCGACACCACCTACGGCAAGCAGCCCGGAGGCTTCGGCCCGGACGAGGTGGGCAGCCACCCCGACTCGCGCAGTCCCTTCGGCGTGGACGACATGGCCGGCAACGTCTGGGAATGGACGCGCTCCTGGCTGGAGCCGGGCAAGGCGGTGGCGCGCGGCGGCAGCTTCGCCTTCGCGGCCACCTCGGCGCGGGCCACCAACCGCGAGCTGCCGGAGCCCTCGCTGCGCGACGTGACGGTGGGACTGCGCGTGTGCGCGGACCCTCCGGCCGAGGGGCCCTGA
- a CDS encoding response regulator, with amino-acid sequence MKRTATTPLEDEASANALPAPGGNKKRVLVVDDFDDAREMYAEYLEFVGFDVDTASNGVEAVEKAQDGEPDIILMDLSLPIMDGWEATRLIKQDARTRNIPVMALTGHVLAGNAEHAREAGADEFVAKPCLPQDLENKIRNMLKPSKAKPKSGQGS; translated from the coding sequence ATGAAGCGAACGGCCACGACACCCCTGGAAGACGAGGCGTCCGCCAACGCCCTTCCCGCTCCTGGCGGCAACAAGAAGCGGGTGCTCGTCGTCGATGACTTCGATGACGCGCGGGAGATGTACGCCGAGTACCTGGAGTTCGTCGGCTTCGATGTGGACACCGCCTCCAACGGCGTCGAAGCCGTCGAGAAGGCCCAGGACGGGGAGCCGGACATCATCTTGATGGACCTGTCCCTGCCCATCATGGATGGCTGGGAGGCCACGCGCCTCATCAAGCAGGACGCGCGCACCCGGAACATCCCCGTCATGGCGCTCACCGGCCACGTGCTCGCAGGCAACGCGGAGCACGCCCGGGAGGCCGGCGCGGACGAGTTCGTCGCCAAGCCGTGCCTGCCCCAAGACCTGGAGAACAAGATTCGCAACATGCTCAAGCCCAGCAAGGCGAAGCCGAAGAGCGGGCAGGGGAGCTGA